The Marinoscillum sp. 108 genome has a segment encoding these proteins:
- a CDS encoding porin family protein codes for MRSRLVGFIFVLLLSFHMLAQESYFGWKVGYNKTALKGENSGNVSLSPRNTFSSAFVLSTQMRSLPIGFSLEPGYILKGTQIDHDTLDYKFHYLNMPVLLDVYPVKRLKLSLGVEIARLLSAKNLANDSTRQNIISTYDKRWEVSAAIGASLSVSYFMDLGIRYNTALSQISNQDAIIDRKNLFNQYTQLFILFKIAN; via the coding sequence ATGCGCTCCAGACTTGTCGGTTTTATTTTCGTCCTGCTCTTATCATTCCATATGCTCGCCCAGGAATCCTACTTTGGGTGGAAAGTAGGGTATAACAAGACCGCTTTGAAAGGTGAAAACTCCGGAAATGTGAGCCTGAGCCCTAGAAACACTTTTAGTAGCGCGTTTGTCCTTTCTACTCAAATGCGATCCCTGCCCATTGGGTTTTCCTTGGAGCCAGGTTATATCCTCAAGGGTACCCAAATAGATCATGACACACTCGATTATAAGTTTCATTACCTGAATATGCCAGTGCTGCTGGATGTATATCCTGTAAAAAGACTAAAACTGAGTCTGGGAGTAGAAATTGCCAGGCTTCTAAGTGCTAAAAACCTCGCCAATGACTCGACCCGTCAAAACATCATCTCCACCTATGATAAACGGTGGGAAGTATCGGCCGCAATAGGAGCCAGTCTGTCCGTTTCTTATTTTATGGATTTAGGGATTCGGTACAATACTGCACTTTCGCAAATCTCGAATCAAGATGCCATCATCGATCGAAAGAATCTGTTCAATCAGTACACCCAGCTATTCATACTGTTCAAAATCGCTAACTAA
- the pheA gene encoding prephenate dehydratase: MLEEFRKEIDQLDDELIKLLNKRMDIVQEVGKLKRSDKSAIYRPEREKAIIDRLTANSQGILNRAAIEAIFFEIFAVSRNYELPERIAYLGPEGSFTHQAAESRYGAMSDYIPLDSITSVFESVKTSRARFGVVPIENNQEGTVQETIDLLAQHKLSIAAEIVLPIHFAFASKEENLENIKTVYSRDIAFRQCKNFLNDYFKHPVKLVPVSSTSRACQIAGEEDGAAAICAPIAARQYTLPILYSNIQDSADNQTRFLIISQNFVNQVSGQDKTSVIANLPDEPGSLVRFLQNFQNAGINLCKVESRPAKEGTTFKYVFFVEFEGHFNEPKVQNTIQPYKNNITWLGSYVQLC; encoded by the coding sequence AAAAGAAATAGACCAATTGGATGATGAGCTGATCAAGTTGCTCAACAAGCGGATGGATATCGTGCAGGAGGTGGGCAAACTGAAGCGATCAGATAAGTCTGCCATCTATCGGCCAGAGCGGGAAAAGGCGATTATCGATCGCCTCACGGCCAATAGTCAGGGGATACTGAACAGAGCAGCCATTGAGGCTATCTTCTTCGAGATTTTTGCGGTAAGCAGAAACTACGAACTCCCCGAGCGTATTGCCTATCTGGGTCCGGAGGGAAGCTTCACGCACCAGGCTGCTGAGAGCAGGTATGGCGCCATGAGCGATTACATCCCACTGGATTCCATCACCTCTGTATTTGAGTCTGTAAAAACTTCGCGGGCCAGATTCGGTGTGGTACCAATAGAGAACAATCAGGAAGGTACCGTGCAGGAAACCATCGATCTACTGGCCCAGCATAAGCTGAGCATAGCCGCTGAGATTGTCTTGCCCATTCATTTCGCCTTTGCCTCTAAGGAGGAAAACCTGGAAAACATCAAAACCGTCTATTCGAGAGACATTGCCTTCCGGCAGTGTAAAAACTTCCTGAATGACTACTTTAAACACCCAGTGAAACTGGTGCCTGTAAGCTCTACCAGCCGAGCCTGTCAGATTGCAGGGGAGGAAGATGGAGCAGCGGCTATCTGTGCGCCTATCGCTGCCAGACAGTATACCTTACCTATCCTTTATAGCAATATTCAGGACTCGGCAGATAACCAGACCCGGTTTTTGATTATTAGTCAGAATTTCGTCAACCAGGTAAGTGGGCAGGATAAAACCTCGGTGATTGCTAACCTGCCTGATGAGCCCGGATCTTTGGTGAGGTTCTTACAGAATTTCCAGAATGCTGGAATCAACCTTTGTAAAGTAGAAAGCCGGCCTGCTAAAGAAGGTACTACCTTCAAGTATGTATTTTTTGTGGAGTTCGAAGGACACTTTAATGAACCAAAGGTTCAGAATACCATTCAACCCTACAAAAACAACATCACGTGGCTGGGGAGCTATGTGCAGCTGTGCTAG